The Magnolia sinica isolate HGM2019 chromosome 9, MsV1, whole genome shotgun sequence genome contains a region encoding:
- the LOC131256421 gene encoding uncharacterized protein LOC131256421, which produces MCRGFSITLTRSAQSWYRQLKPNSVGSFAELNKLFLTQFISGKKSRKPTSHLFTIKQGPKESLKDFIARFNEEALQVKDYDDKMAPFAMFSGLKEGKFTFFIGKNPPKTLAELVTRAQKYTNAEEFSNSRKNVQVAEPPTKGKRLRNEEPQPSSKKLDDHVPCDRPPSRKPEGKFRSYTPLNTSTEKILLDIRG; this is translated from the coding sequence ATGTGTAGGGGATTCTCGATCACCCTTACTAGATCCGCTCAAAGTTGGTACAGGCAACTCAAACCCAATTCAGTTGGTTCCTTTGCAGAGCTCAACAAAttgttccttacccagttcataagtggtaagaagagtcggaagccgacTAGTCATTTGTTCACCATTAAGCAGGGTCCTAAAgagtcattgaaggacttcatCGCCCGCTTCAACGAGGAAGCATTGCAGGTGAAGGACTATGATGACAAAATGGCGCCCTTTGCCATGTTCAGCGGTCTGAAAGAGGGGAAGTTTACCTTCTTTATTGGAAAGAATCCACCTAAGACGTTGGCCGAGCTCGTCACCAGAGCTCAAAAATACACTAACGCCGAGGAATTCTCCAACTCCCGCAAAAATGTTCAAGTGGCAGAGCCGCCAACCAAAGGGAAGAGGCTGAGAAACGAAgaaccccagccatccagcaagAAATTGGATGACCATGTCCCTTGTGATCGTCCGCCGAGCAGGAAGCCTGAGGGTAAGTTCCGttcctacactcccctcaacacatCTACAGAGAAGATACTGTTGGACATCAGGGGTTAA